In the genome of Ensifer adhaerens, one region contains:
- a CDS encoding PAS domain S-box-containing protein/diguanylate cyclase (GGDEF) domain-containing protein: MQTSPDADIFDLAPVAMWIEDFSEVRAQFEAWRAQGVENLRAFLLEDRSRVSACSSRIRILQVNAKTLELFEAESLDHLKANLDKVFRGDMLETHIGELVELWEGRTAFVSSAVNYTLSGRRLDIQLRGSVLPGHERSLDRLLITTEDVTAREEARRAEERNRLHAEGIFEHSPVSLWMEDFSAICQLLARVRENGIMDFRVFLDVHPEFIHQCMSEIRVLDVNRATLDLFGASDRGTLFKRLPHVFRDAMEKPFKEQLIDLWDGKLHQHREVVNYALDGTERHLLMNFSVLPGHESDWSLVQVALTDITARKKAEAYLEYLGKHDVLTRLHNRAFYTDELNRLERKTLRPISAVIIDLNGLKEANDQLGHEAGDALLRRFGEVLNGVASAPVTASRIGGDEFALLMPGADFRAATAMAETVRELLKINNQFYSDAPISMSLGVATSEPGETVESVVRRADAMMFAEKRAYYAERACAGRGEAGRIVAR, encoded by the coding sequence ATGCAGACTTCCCCTGATGCGGACATATTTGATCTTGCTCCCGTTGCTATGTGGATCGAGGATTTCAGCGAGGTTCGCGCCCAGTTTGAAGCATGGCGCGCCCAGGGCGTCGAAAACCTTCGCGCATTTCTTCTCGAAGACAGGTCGCGGGTATCAGCCTGTTCGAGCCGCATCAGGATTCTGCAGGTCAATGCAAAGACGCTGGAGCTTTTCGAGGCGGAGAGCCTCGACCACCTGAAGGCCAATCTGGACAAGGTTTTCCGCGGCGACATGCTGGAGACCCATATCGGCGAACTCGTCGAACTCTGGGAAGGCCGCACCGCATTTGTCAGCAGCGCCGTCAACTACACGCTTTCGGGCCGCAGGCTCGATATCCAGCTGCGCGGTTCAGTCCTTCCCGGGCATGAACGGTCGCTTGATCGTTTGCTGATCACCACCGAAGACGTGACTGCCCGCGAAGAGGCCCGTCGGGCCGAGGAGCGTAACCGGCTGCATGCCGAGGGTATATTCGAGCATTCTCCGGTTTCTCTGTGGATGGAAGACTTCAGCGCCATCTGCCAGCTGCTGGCACGGGTGCGTGAAAACGGCATCATGGATTTCCGCGTCTTTCTGGATGTGCATCCTGAATTCATCCATCAGTGCATGTCCGAAATACGGGTGCTCGACGTCAACCGGGCGACGCTCGATCTGTTTGGCGCCTCGGATCGGGGTACGCTCTTCAAGCGTCTGCCGCATGTCTTCCGCGACGCGATGGAAAAGCCGTTCAAGGAGCAGTTGATCGATCTGTGGGATGGCAAGCTGCATCAGCATCGGGAAGTGGTCAACTATGCCCTGGACGGCACTGAGCGCCATCTGCTGATGAACTTCTCGGTTCTGCCGGGGCATGAGTCGGACTGGTCTCTGGTTCAGGTCGCCCTGACGGACATCACGGCCCGCAAGAAGGCGGAAGCCTATCTCGAATATCTCGGCAAGCACGATGTGCTGACCCGGCTGCACAATCGCGCATTCTACACCGATGAGCTCAATCGGCTCGAGCGCAAGACCTTGCGTCCCATTTCGGCGGTCATCATCGACCTCAACGGTCTCAAGGAGGCCAATGACCAGCTGGGCCACGAAGCGGGCGACGCGCTGCTGCGCCGCTTTGGCGAGGTGCTGAACGGCGTTGCTTCGGCACCTGTGACGGCGTCGCGTATCGGCGGCGACGAGTTTGCCTTGCTGATGCCTGGCGCGGACTTCCGGGCCGCGACGGCCATGGCCGAGACCGTGCGCGAGCTGCTCAAGATCAATAACCAGTTCTATTCGGATGCGCCGATTTCGATGTCGCTTGGCGTGGCGACCAGCGAGCCCGGCGAAACCGTGGAAAGCGTTGTGCGCCGCGCTGACGCGATGATGTTCGCGGAAAAGCGTGCCTATTATGCCGAGCGGGCTTGTGCCGGCAGAGGCGAGGCCGGGCGTATCGTTGCCCGCTGA
- a CDS encoding Uncharacterized 2Fe-2 and 4Fe-4S clusters-containing protein, contains DUF4445 domain has translation MTDHLVLFMPSGKRGRFASGTPVIEAARELGVYVESVCGGRATCGRCQVSVQEGQFAKHGITSSNDHISPIGPKEERYDRVRGLPEGRRLSCSATIEGDLVIDIPQDTVVNAQVVRKESDGRVIERDPAIHMCYVEVEEPDMEKPLGDLDRLLVALEKDWKLKRIEVDFHILPRVQQILRKGEWKVTAAIHRDEADDRPRLVALYPGLKNEAYGIACDIGSTTIAMHLSSLLSGRTLASSGTSNPQIRFGEDLMSRVSYVMMNPDGREAMTNAVREAINGLVDKVAEQGGIDRADILDAVFVGNPVMHHLFLGIDPTELGGAPFALAASGAQHLKAEEIGIHLNKGARVYMLPCIAGHVGADAAAATLTEGPHRQEEQMLLVDIGTNAEIVLGNSARTVAASSPTGPAFEGAEISSGQRAAPGAIERVRIDRDTLEPRFRVIGVEQWSDEPGFAEAAEKTGITGICGSAIIEVVAEMFLAGIISEDGVVDGAMAARSPRILENGRTFSYLLHDGAQKITVTQNDVRAIQLAKAALYAGVKLLMDKLGITQVDRIGLAGAFGTFIDPKYAMVLGLIPDCDLDKVKAVGNAAGTGARMCLLNRGYRREIEETVRKIEKIETALEPKFQEHFVYAMALPNKVDSFPNLEKVITLPEKKVLADAGGEGGRRRRRSRE, from the coding sequence ATGACAGATCACCTCGTCCTTTTCATGCCTTCGGGCAAGCGTGGCCGTTTTGCCTCCGGCACGCCGGTCATTGAGGCTGCGCGCGAGCTTGGCGTCTATGTCGAGAGCGTTTGCGGCGGGCGCGCGACCTGTGGGCGCTGTCAGGTCTCTGTGCAGGAAGGCCAGTTTGCCAAGCATGGCATCACATCCTCCAACGATCACATTTCGCCCATCGGCCCGAAGGAAGAGCGCTATGACCGCGTGCGCGGGCTGCCCGAAGGCCGCCGCCTCTCCTGTTCGGCAACCATCGAAGGCGATCTCGTCATCGACATTCCGCAGGACACCGTCGTCAACGCTCAGGTCGTGCGCAAGGAGAGCGACGGCCGCGTGATCGAACGCGATCCGGCGATCCACATGTGCTATGTCGAGGTCGAAGAGCCCGACATGGAAAAGCCGCTCGGCGATCTCGACCGGCTTCTGGTGGCGCTCGAAAAGGACTGGAAGCTCAAGCGCATCGAGGTGGATTTCCACATCCTGCCGCGCGTTCAGCAAATCTTGCGCAAGGGCGAGTGGAAGGTCACGGCGGCGATCCACAGGGATGAGGCCGACGACCGCCCGCGCCTCGTGGCGCTCTATCCGGGCCTGAAGAACGAGGCCTATGGCATTGCCTGCGACATCGGCTCGACGACGATCGCCATGCATCTCTCCTCGCTGCTTTCAGGCCGCACGCTCGCCTCCTCCGGCACGTCCAACCCGCAGATCCGCTTCGGCGAGGATCTGATGAGCCGCGTCTCCTACGTCATGATGAACCCGGACGGGCGTGAGGCCATGACAAACGCCGTGCGCGAGGCAATCAACGGTCTTGTGGACAAGGTGGCAGAACAGGGGGGGATCGACCGCGCGGACATTCTGGATGCCGTATTCGTCGGCAATCCGGTCATGCACCACCTCTTCCTCGGCATCGACCCGACTGAACTCGGCGGCGCACCCTTCGCGCTCGCCGCCTCGGGCGCGCAACACCTGAAGGCGGAAGAGATCGGCATTCACCTGAATAAGGGCGCTCGCGTTTACATGCTGCCCTGCATCGCCGGCCATGTCGGCGCGGATGCAGCCGCAGCGACCCTCACGGAAGGCCCGCACCGGCAGGAAGAGCAGATGCTGCTGGTCGATATCGGCACCAATGCCGAAATCGTGCTCGGCAACTCCGCCCGCACGGTGGCCGCCTCCTCGCCCACCGGCCCCGCTTTCGAGGGTGCTGAAATCTCCTCTGGCCAGCGCGCCGCCCCCGGCGCCATCGAGCGCGTGCGCATTGACCGCGACACGCTGGAGCCCCGCTTCCGCGTCATCGGTGTCGAACAATGGTCGGACGAACCGGGCTTTGCCGAAGCCGCCGAAAAGACCGGCATCACCGGCATCTGCGGCTCGGCAATCATCGAAGTCGTCGCCGAAATGTTCCTCGCCGGCATCATATCCGAAGATGGCGTCGTCGATGGCGCAATGGCCGCGAGAAGCCCCCGTATCCTCGAAAACGGCCGCACCTTCTCCTATCTGCTGCATGACGGCGCGCAGAAGATCACCGTTACGCAGAACGACGTCCGCGCCATCCAGCTTGCCAAGGCGGCCCTTTACGCCGGCGTGAAGCTCCTGATGGACAAGCTCGGCATAACCCAAGTCGACCGCATCGGTCTCGCCGGCGCCTTCGGCACCTTCATCGATCCGAAATACGCGATGGTTCTCGGTCTCATCCCGGATTGCGACCTCGACAAGGTCAAGGCCGTCGGCAACGCCGCCGGCACCGGCGCGCGCATGTGTCTGCTCAACCGCGGCTATCGCCGCGAAATCGAGGAAACCGTGCGCAAGATTGAGAAGATCGAAACCGCGCTGGAGCCGAAATTCCAGGAACATTTCGTCTACGCCATGGCCCTGCCCAACAAGGTGGACAGCTTCCCGAACCTCGAAAAGGTGATCACGCTGCCGGAGAAGAAGGTGCTCGCGGATGCGGGCGGCGAAGGTGGGAGACGGCGGCGACGGAGCCGGGAGTGA
- a CDS encoding 5-methyltetrahydrofolate--homocysteine methyltransferase, which translates to MTRTIVASATREIVIGFDQPFCVIGERINPTGRKKLAAEMQAGNFETVIKDALEQVAAGATMLDVNAGVTSVNPNETEPGLLVQTLEIVQGLVDVPLSIDSSVTAAIEAALKVAKGRPLVNSVTGEEEKLEAILPLCKKYDVPVVAISNDETGISMDPDVRFAVAKKIVERAADYGIKPEDIVVDPLVMPIGALGDAGRQVFQLLYRLRNELKVNTTCGLSNISFGLPHRHGINAGFIPMVIGAGMTSAIMNPCRPQEMEAVRAANVLNGTDPNCSNWIMTYRDYKPAEGGAAAQSPAPAASGDRPARRGGRAARVGGGAATE; encoded by the coding sequence ATGACCCGCACCATCGTCGCCTCCGCCACCCGCGAAATCGTCATCGGCTTCGACCAGCCCTTCTGCGTGATCGGCGAACGCATCAACCCGACGGGCCGCAAGAAGCTTGCTGCCGAAATGCAGGCCGGCAATTTCGAAACCGTCATCAAGGACGCGCTGGAACAGGTCGCAGCCGGCGCCACCATGCTCGACGTCAATGCGGGCGTCACTTCTGTCAATCCGAACGAGACCGAGCCGGGCCTTCTCGTCCAGACGCTCGAAATCGTGCAGGGCCTCGTGGACGTCCCGCTCTCCATCGACAGCTCCGTGACGGCGGCCATCGAAGCCGCCCTCAAGGTCGCCAAGGGCCGCCCGCTGGTCAATTCCGTCACCGGCGAGGAAGAAAAGCTCGAAGCCATCCTGCCGCTCTGCAAGAAATACGACGTGCCGGTTGTTGCCATCTCCAACGACGAGACCGGCATTTCCATGGACCCGGACGTACGCTTCGCCGTCGCCAAGAAGATCGTTGAGCGCGCCGCTGACTACGGCATCAAGCCGGAAGACATCGTCGTCGATCCACTCGTCATGCCGATCGGCGCGCTAGGTGACGCCGGCCGTCAGGTTTTCCAGCTGCTCTATCGCCTGCGCAACGAACTGAAAGTCAACACGACCTGCGGCCTCTCCAACATCTCCTTCGGCCTGCCGCACCGCCACGGCATCAATGCCGGCTTCATCCCGATGGTCATCGGCGCCGGCATGACGTCCGCCATCATGAACCCCTGCCGCCCGCAGGAAATGGAAGCCGTCCGCGCCGCGAACGTCTTGAACGGCACCGACCCGAACTGCTCCAACTGGATCATGACCTATCGCGACTACAAGCCCGCCGAAGGTGGCGCAGCTGCCCAAAGCCCCGCGCCGGCCGCCAGCGGCGACCGCCCAGCGCGCCGCGGCGGTCGTGCGGCGCGCGTTGGCGGCGGTGCCGCTACGGAGTGA
- a CDS encoding Protein of unknown function (manually curated), with translation MHDSRGSSQGLRMNFNQGKVRVIACGALAREILAVCEANRLEHVDLTCLPAIWHVYPERIAPALREKIAEARAEGIEHIFVGYAECGTRGEIDRICEEEGIDRIAGPHCYAFYTGVDKFLAECSEEITAFYLTDLIARQFEAFVIEPLKLDKHPELIQMVFGNYEKIVYLAQTEDETLQAKAKWAADFLGLAYEYRFTGYGDLTPAIEAAASVQA, from the coding sequence ATGCATGACTCGCGCGGAAGTTCCCAAGGATTACGAATGAATTTCAACCAAGGCAAGGTTCGGGTCATCGCCTGCGGCGCGCTAGCGCGGGAAATTCTTGCCGTGTGCGAGGCGAACCGGCTCGAGCATGTCGATCTGACCTGTCTGCCGGCCATCTGGCATGTCTATCCTGAACGGATCGCGCCGGCACTTCGCGAGAAGATCGCCGAAGCGCGCGCAGAAGGGATAGAACACATTTTCGTCGGCTACGCCGAATGCGGCACGCGGGGCGAAATCGATCGGATTTGCGAAGAGGAAGGCATCGATCGGATCGCGGGGCCACATTGCTATGCATTCTACACGGGCGTCGACAAGTTCCTTGCCGAATGCAGCGAAGAAATCACGGCTTTCTATCTCACCGATCTGATCGCCCGACAGTTCGAGGCCTTTGTCATCGAACCGCTAAAGCTCGACAAGCATCCGGAACTTATTCAGATGGTCTTCGGCAATTACGAGAAGATTGTCTACCTGGCCCAGACCGAAGATGAGACGTTGCAGGCCAAGGCCAAATGGGCGGCCGACTTTCTGGGCCTCGCCTATGAGTATCGCTTCACCGGCTATGGCGATCTGACGCCCGCAATCGAAGCAGCCGCCAGCGTCCAGGCCTGA
- a CDS encoding Virulence factor, giving the protein MADLIVVYWRDIPAQVIVKKGRTSAKRELSLRFTEAIDMCAMRSGAAETDDYLAEWRKADPVPVSDDLEAEADKAAADLEAAYPKDRLVALVHAGGRDNG; this is encoded by the coding sequence ATGGCAGACCTTATCGTCGTCTACTGGCGCGACATTCCGGCGCAAGTCATCGTGAAGAAGGGCCGGACATCGGCCAAGAGAGAATTGTCACTGCGCTTCACCGAGGCCATCGACATGTGCGCCATGCGCTCCGGTGCCGCCGAAACGGACGATTACCTTGCCGAATGGCGCAAGGCCGATCCGGTTCCCGTCTCGGACGATCTCGAGGCTGAAGCCGACAAGGCTGCGGCCGATCTCGAAGCCGCCTACCCCAAGGACCGCCTCGTCGCGCTGGTCCATGCCGGAGGCCGCGACAATGGCTGA
- a CDS encoding 5,10-methylenetetrahydrofolate reductase, which translates to MINDTHPHDPGLPLEPLPGHSSRGRLERILRRGEFAVTAELNPPDSANPEDVYERAAIFEGWVDGINAVDASGANCHMSSVGICALLTRMGYAPIMQISARDRNRIAIQGDVLGASAMGVQNILCLTGDGVQAGDQPGAKPVFDLDCMSMLETIRTMRDEGKFLSGRKLTTPPGVFLGAAINPFAPPYDFRPYRLGKKIAAGAQFVQSQYVFDIPMFKEYMKKVVDLGYAEKCFILAGVGPMASAKTAKWIRTNVPGIHIPDNIIKRLEGAENQKQEGKQICIDMINEVKEIEGVSGIHVMAYRQEEYVAEIVHESGVLKGRQPWKREVSRGEVIAAAHASEVHEGQLQNQQDMVKAAATHQS; encoded by the coding sequence ATGATAAACGACACCCATCCGCACGATCCCGGCCTGCCGCTCGAGCCCCTGCCCGGCCATTCCTCGCGCGGCCGTCTGGAGCGCATCCTGCGCCGCGGCGAATTCGCCGTCACCGCCGAACTCAATCCGCCGGACAGCGCCAATCCGGAAGACGTCTACGAACGCGCCGCCATCTTTGAAGGCTGGGTGGATGGGATCAATGCCGTGGACGCCTCGGGCGCGAACTGCCACATGTCCTCCGTCGGCATCTGCGCGCTTTTGACCCGCATGGGCTATGCGCCGATCATGCAGATCTCGGCCCGTGACCGCAATCGCATCGCCATTCAGGGCGACGTCCTCGGTGCGTCGGCGATGGGCGTGCAGAACATTCTCTGCCTCACCGGCGACGGCGTGCAGGCCGGTGACCAGCCGGGCGCGAAGCCGGTCTTCGACCTCGACTGCATGTCGATGCTCGAAACCATCCGCACCATGCGCGACGAAGGGAAATTTCTCTCCGGCCGCAAGCTGACGACGCCACCGGGCGTCTTCCTCGGCGCCGCGATCAATCCCTTCGCCCCACCTTACGACTTCCGTCCCTATCGGCTGGGCAAGAAGATCGCGGCAGGCGCGCAATTCGTGCAGAGCCAGTATGTCTTCGATATTCCGATGTTCAAGGAATACATGAAGAAGGTCGTGGACCTCGGCTATGCCGAGAAATGCTTCATTCTCGCAGGCGTTGGCCCGATGGCTTCGGCCAAGACCGCGAAGTGGATCCGGACCAACGTTCCCGGCATCCATATCCCGGACAATATCATCAAGCGGCTTGAGGGCGCGGAAAACCAGAAGCAGGAAGGCAAGCAGATCTGCATCGACATGATCAACGAGGTCAAGGAAATAGAAGGCGTTTCCGGCATCCACGTCATGGCCTACCGGCAGGAAGAATATGTCGCCGAGATCGTTCATGAATCCGGCGTGCTGAAGGGCCGCCAGCCGTGGAAGCGCGAAGTCTCCCGTGGCGAGGTCATTGCCGCCGCCCATGCGAGCGAAGTTCACGAAGGCCAGTTGCAGAACCAGCAGGACATGGTCAAAGCTGCCGCCACGCATCAATCCTGA
- a CDS encoding Methylene-tetrahydrofolate reductase C terminal → MAEAAKKPTGTAYQPSGVSPSRRAGRGYTIRLWSVRHSRFLEVIYNLFADLFLKLHPFWKAVGYSRAEKPVKFIERNVKGLLFDCRMCGQCALSSTGMSCPMNCPKQLRNGPCGGVRANGNCEVEPDMPCVWVQAWKGSQNMAKGDAILNVQKPVDQSLRETSAWLRVTALAAKAKEAPTQDKGAVK, encoded by the coding sequence ATGGCTGAAGCCGCGAAGAAGCCCACAGGCACAGCCTACCAGCCCTCGGGCGTCTCGCCTTCGCGCCGCGCCGGGCGCGGCTACACGATCCGGCTCTGGTCGGTACGCCACTCCCGCTTTCTCGAAGTGATCTACAATCTCTTCGCCGACCTTTTTCTCAAGCTTCACCCCTTCTGGAAAGCCGTGGGCTATAGCCGTGCCGAAAAGCCGGTCAAGTTCATCGAGCGTAACGTGAAGGGCCTGCTCTTCGACTGTCGCATGTGCGGCCAGTGCGCGCTCTCCTCCACCGGCATGAGTTGTCCGATGAACTGTCCGAAGCAGCTGCGCAACGGCCCCTGCGGCGGCGTGCGCGCCAACGGCAACTGCGAGGTCGAGCCGGACATGCCCTGCGTCTGGGTTCAGGCGTGGAAGGGATCGCAAAACATGGCAAAGGGTGATGCGATCCTGAACGTTCAGAAGCCGGTCGATCAGTCGCTGCGCGAAACCTCCGCATGGCTGCGCGTGACCGCATTGGCCGCGAAGGCAAAGGAAGCCCCCACGCAGGATAAGGGAGCGGTTAAATGA